One part of the Musa acuminata AAA Group cultivar baxijiao chromosome BXJ1-5, Cavendish_Baxijiao_AAA, whole genome shotgun sequence genome encodes these proteins:
- the LOC135674026 gene encoding agamous-like MADS-box protein AGL61, with product MIPPRKKKTSMGRQRIEIKRIENEEARQVCFSKRRAGLFKKATELSVLCGAEIALVVFSPAGKPFSFGHPSVDSVVGRFLSGGAAPTPTPVVDHRMVPARASLVHELDRQYLELGERLAAERARKDALEAALRGRWGSTAGLLDANLEEIGLVELERLREALERLRWDVAMRVNQLVIEVQTRSVVMGGDAAAGGFVGGFLAAAEESVVALPPQHGFSYGYGGIF from the coding sequence ATGATACcgccgaggaagaagaagacgagcaTGGGGCGCCAAAGGATCGAGATCAAGCGCATCGAAAACGAGGAGGCCCGGCAGGTCTGCTTCTCGAAGCGCCGGGCGGGTCTATTCAAGAAGGCCACCGAGCTCTCCGTCCTGTGCGGCGCCGAGATCGCCCTCGTCGTCTTCTCACCCGCCGGAAAGCCCTTCTCCTTCGGCCACCCGTCCGTAGACTCCGTCGTCGGCCGCTTCCTCTCCGGCGGTGCGGCGCCAACTCCTACCCCTGTCGTAGACCACCGGATGGTCCCGGCGCGGGCTTCGCTGGTCCACGAGCTCGACCGGCAGTACCTCGAGCTCGGAGAGCGGCTGGCGGCGGAGAGGGCGAGGAAGGACGCGCTGGAGGCGGCCTTGAGGGGGCGGTGGGGTTCCACGGCTGGCCTGTTGGACGCGAACCTGGAGGAGATCGGATTGGTGGAGCTCGAGAGACTACGGGAGGCGCTAGAGCGGCTGCGGTGGGACGTGGCGATGAGAGTGAATCAGCTGGTGATCGAGGTGCAGACAAGGAGCGTCGTCATGGGGGGGGACGCGGCTGCAGGTGGCTTCGTTGGGGGATTCCTTGCGGCGGCGGAGGAGAGCGTGGTGGCGCTTCCTCCTCAACATGGTTTTAGCTATGGATACGGAGGTATCTTCTAA
- the LOC135674027 gene encoding sugar transport protein MST3-like yields MASGTIVLTSGAKEHPGKMTLFVFLTCLVASSGGLIFGYDIGISGGVTSMDSFLSRFFPSVYRQQMADSSTNQYCKFDSQLLTLFTSSLYVAALISSFLASTVTRVFGRKWSMFAGGITFLLGSAINGAAVNVLMLILGRVLLGIGIGFANQSVPLYLSEMAPAKLRGMLNIGFQLMITIGIFAANLINYGTASIDGGWGWRVSLGLAAVPAVIITVGSLVLPDTPNSLIERGYDEEAKAMLRKIRRTEDIQAEYGDLVAASTEAKSIDHPWSNILQRRYRPQLCMAILIPSFQQLTGINVIMFYAPVLFKTIGFGSEASLASAVISGIVNVFATFVSIATVDKLGRRKLFLQGGTQMLVSQLLVGTLIALKFGTSGVATDMSTNYASIIVLFICFYVAAFAWSWGPLGWLVPSEIFPLEIRSAGQSITVSVNMLFTFIIAQVFLTALCHLKFGLFYFFAGWVVIMTVFVALFLPETKNVPIEEIVLVWKKHWFWGKFISDDDIHVGNLEVAKHTIEAA; encoded by the exons ATGGCGAGCGGCACGATCGTGCTCACGAGCGGCGCCAAGGAACACCCCGGGAAGATGACGCTCTTCGTCTTCCTCACTTGCCTCGTCGCCTCCTCCGGCGGCCTCATTTTTGGCTACGACATCGGGATTTCAG GTGGAGTGACATCCATGGACTCGTTCCTCTCGAGATTCTTCCCCTCGGTTTACCGGCAACAGATGGCGGACTCGAGCACTAACCAGTACTGCAAGTTCGACAGCCAGCTGCTGACACTCTTCACGTCGTCCCTTTACGTGGCGGCGCTGATATCGTCCTTCCTTGCGTCGACGGTGACGAGGGTGTTCGGGAGGAAGTGGTCCATGTTCGCTGGTGGGATCACCTTCCTGCTCGGCTCCGCCATCAATGGCGCCGCCGTGAACGTCCTGATGCTCATCCTCGGCCGCGTCCTCCTCGGCATCGGCATCGGCTTCGCGAATCAG TCTGTGCCGCTCTACCTCTCGGAGATGGCGCCCGCGAAGCTTCGGGGCATGCTCAACATCGGCTTCCAGCTGATGATCACCATCGGCATCTTCGCCGCCAACCTCATCAACTACGGGACGGCGTCGATCGACGGTGGCTGGGGATGGCGCGTCAGCCTCGGGCTCGCGGCGGTCCCGGCCGTCATCATCACCGTCGGCTCGCTGGTCCTGCCCGACACTCCCAACTCGCTCATCGAGCGCGGCTACGACGAGGAGGCCAAGGCCATGCTCCGCAAGATCCGCCGCACCGAGGACATCCAGGCGGAGTACGGCGACCTCGTCGCCGCTAGCACGGAGGCCAAGAGCATCGACCACCCTTGGTCCAACATACTGCAGCGCAGATACCGGCCGCAGCTGTGCATGGCCATCCTCATCCCCTCCTTCCAGCAGCTCACCGGCATCAACGTCATCATGTTCTACGCTCCCGTGCTCTTCAAGACCATCGGCTTCGGCAGCGAGGCCTCCCTCGCGTCCGCAGTCATCTCCGGCATCGTCAACGTGTTCGCCACCTTCGTCTCCATCGCCACGGTCGACAAGCTCGGCCGCCGAAAGCTCTTCCTGCAAGGAGGCACCCAAATGCTCGTGTCTCAG CTGCTGGTGGGAACTCTGATCGCGCTAAAGTTCGGGACCAGCGGGGTGGCCACGGACATGTCGACCAACTACGCCAGCATCATCGTGCTCTTCATCTGCTTCTACGTCGCAGCCTTTGCGTGGTCATGGGGGCCGCTGGGGTGGCTGGTGCCCAGCGAGATCTTTCCCCTGGAGATCCGGTCAGCAGGGCAGAGCATCACCGTCTCCGTCAACATGCTCTTCACCTTCATCATCGCGCAGGTGTTCCTCACAGCGCTCTGCCACCTAAAGTTTGGCCTCTTCTACTTCTTCGCCGGGTGGGTGGTGATCATGACAGTCTTCGTCGCCCTCTTCCTGCCCGAGACCAAGAACGTGCCCATCGAGGAGATCGTCCTCGTCTGGAAGAAACACTGGTTCTGGGGCAAGTTCATCTCCGACGACGACATCCACGTCGGAAACCTCGAGGTGGCCAAGCACACAATCGAAGCTGCATGA